A portion of the Bactrocera neohumeralis isolate Rockhampton chromosome 2, APGP_CSIRO_Bneo_wtdbg2-racon-allhic-juicebox.fasta_v2, whole genome shotgun sequence genome contains these proteins:
- the LOC126753826 gene encoding facilitated trehalose transporter Tret1-like — translation MHAKSKWAIFNKRYRRQILATLTEHIMTFAHAAGLGWLSPTLNILQSPASPLDFPITTENASWIGSTFGLGFIAGNVFFGLTLDRFGRKLNIYILAFPHMIFWILNYLVQSVEYLYVGRFCAGLASAGIFLVIPVYISEITDKDIRGALTAMAMMFFSTGLLCGYILATYLDYYLIPCIIIVLPIIYLVGNLFLPETPQCLLKHGREKEAELSFNFYKNIEPQTNVECFATQPSVAISEFKELKAAIELGGLSAPVTLKDFFNRSTLFNFFTAAILCLLNQLSGSFAIINYMANVFAASGSTIDPNVSAIVMGFVQILGSLSATVLVERFGRRPLLLSSAVGMLVGMYGFGAFVQFTDEETKAAYNWVPIVFMMLVVFTASYGVFGIFFTIIVEMHPAKIRVQALSICMLFNSILVFITLKLYPFFLFNLGITVTMYSCASVCVIAGIYLYIFLPETKGKSMEKD, via the exons ATGCATGCGAAATCGAAATGGGCGATATTTAATAAACGCTACCGCAGGCAAATTCTCGCCACCCTGACAG AACATATTATGACCTTCGCTCATGCAGCAGGTCTCGGTTGGCTCTCACCCACATTGAATATTCTCCAATCTCCCGCTTCTCCGCTGGATTTTCCAATCACTACTGAGAACGCTTCCTGGATTGGTTCGACTTTTGGTTTGGGTTTCATAGCAGGAAATGTGTTCTTTGGACTCACACTGGATCGCTTCGGTCGCAAACTGAATATCTACATTTTGGCGTTCCCGCATATG ATTTTCTGGATACTCAATTACCTGGTGCAAAGTGTCGAATATTTGTATGTCGGTCGTTTTTGCGCTGGACTTGCCAGCGCTGGCATCTTCTTAGTTATACCGGTCTATATAAGTGAAATAACGGATAAAGA CATACGCGGTGCTCTTACAGCCATGGCTATGATGTTTTTCAGCACCGGTTTGCTGTGCGGTTACATATTGGCGACCTATCTCGACTACTACCTAATACCCTGCATCATTATCGTGCTGCCTATTATTTACCTCGTGGGAAATTTGTTCCTTCCAGAGACACCACAGTGTTTATTGAAGCATGGTCGTGAGAAGGAGGCTGAATTGTCCTTCAActtctataaaaatattgagcCACAGACAAATGTAGAATGCTTTGCTACACAACCGTCTGTGGCCATTAGTGAATTCAAAGAACTGAAGGCTGCTATTGAGCTTGGTGGCCTATCAGCGCCCGTCACACTCAAGGATTTCT TTAATAGATCTACACTTTTCAATTTCTTCACTGCCGCCATTTTGTGCTTACTCAATCAGCTGTCTGGCAGTTTTGCAATTATCAATTACATGGCGAATGTGTTCGCCGCATCCGGTTCGACCATCGACCCAAATGTTAGCGCCATCGTAATGGGATTCGTACAGATATTGGGCTCGCTATCGGCTACGGTGTTGGTCGAACGTTTCGGCCGTCGACCTTTACTTCTGTCATCAGCCGTCGGCATGCTGGTGGGCATGTATGGTTTTGGTGCATTTGTGCAATTTACCGACGAAGAAACGAAGGCCGCCTATAACTGGGTGCCAATCGTATTCATGATGTTAGTGGTATTTACGGCTTCTTACGGAGTTTTCGGTATATTCTTCACCATTATCGTTGAGATGCATCCGGCGAAG ATCCGCGTCCAGGCTTTATCGATTTGTATGCTATTTAACAGCATATTGGTGTTCATAACATTGAAGCTGTAtccatttttcttatttaatttggGTATTACCGTTACAATGTATTCATGTGCAAGTGTTTGTGTGATTGCTGGTATTTATCTGTACATTTTTCTACCGGAAACGAAAGGCAAATCAATGGAGAAGGATTAG